A genomic window from Triticum urartu cultivar G1812 chromosome 7, Tu2.1, whole genome shotgun sequence includes:
- the LOC125520005 gene encoding RHOMBOID-like protein 2, whose amino-acid sequence MASGSGSGEGKAGRAGAGYQQYGTGYDERQWWPWLVPTVLGACVSVFAVEMYLNDCPRHGSPLGGDARCVAGFLRQFSFQPLRENPLLGPSSATLEKMGALDWAKVVHQHQWWRLFSCIWLHAGLIHLIVNMMSLLFIGIRLEQQFGFVRIGIIYLLSGFGGSVLSALFLRNHYISVGASGALFGLLGCMLSELIMNWTIYSNKAAAITTLLFIIAINLAIGILPHADNFAHIGGFVSGFLFGFVLLARPQFGWMERHELPQTDQPPKYKTYQYVLWGAALLLLLVGYVVGLAMLFKGKNGNDGCHWCRYLNCVPSSRWKCST is encoded by the exons ATGGCgagcggcagcggcagcggcgagggGAAGGCGGGCAGGGCGGGCGCGGGGTACCAGCAGTACGGCACCGGCTACGACGAGCGCCAGTGGTGGCCGTGGCTCGTGCCCACCGTGCTCGGCGCCTGCGTCTCGGTCTTCGCCGTCGAGATGTACCTCAACGACTGCCCCCGCCACGGGAGCCCCCTCGGCGGCGACGCGCGCTGCGTCGCCGGCTTCCTCCGCCAGTTCTCCTTCCAGCCGCTGCGCGAGAACCCGCTCCTCGGCCCCTCTTCGGCCAC TTTGGAGAAGATGGGAGCTCTTGACTGGGCCAAAGTTGTTCATCAACACCAATGGTGGCGCCTATTCAGCTGTATCTGGCTCCATGCTGGCCTAATTCACTTGATTgtcaacatgatgagcttgctaTTCATAGGAATCCGCCTTGAACAGCAATTTGGCTTTG TCCGCATTGGGATCATCTACCTGCTATCTGGCTTTGGTGGAAGTGTGCTATCTGCACTGTTCTTACGTAATCACTACATATCTGTCGGTGCCTCTGGAGCTTTGTTTGGTCTACTTGGCTGTATGCTCTCTGAGCTTATTATGAACTGGACCATTTATTCCAACAAG GCAGCAGCCATCACAACTCTTCTGTTCATAATTGCAATCAATCTGGCGATCGGGATACTACCGCATGCTGATAATTTTGCGCATATTGGTGGGTTCGTATCCGGGTTCCTTTTCGGGTTTGTGCTGCTGGCAAGGCCTCAATTTGGTTGGATGGAACGGCATGAGCTGCCCCAGACCGATCAACCCCCAAAGTACAAGACGTACCAGTATGTTCTGTGGGGCGCGGCACTGCTCTTGCTGCTGGTTGG GTATGTGGTCGGCCTGGCGATGCTCTTCAAGGGAAAGAACGGCAACGACGGCTGCCACTGGTGCCGGTACCTCAACTGCGTGCCCTCGTCCAGGTGGAAGTGCAGCACTTAG